In Bdellovibrionales bacterium, the following proteins share a genomic window:
- the flgA gene encoding flagellar basal body P-ring formation protein FlgA: MGYVIWLLLFTMALVRISAEAKESIRIRSKIVRRDDSQLTLAHLLPNDDGGRSLASVFKKYAIGNSPKEKETRQLSNLLISSLIRQVHRQNPHLSEKYNFVIPSEIEVLNPGRTLTDFEVREALLNQWKSQCPNCRIEIHELNLPRLSDLVNLAAGWQFVGVPDLPKGSFSAAIQFENKSGIVPERVRYWVNGVARLFKQVQIVTRGLSFGETITADHIKTEYRDVTFARDFVLSEESVLGRKVRLTKSIGQVLFEHDLLRDKAVARGDWVKVTAQEGKMEVTTMARAENEGFIGDVILLRMGANKQPMSGIAKAKGEVLLK; encoded by the coding sequence TTGGGTTACGTGATTTGGCTCTTATTATTTACAATGGCTCTCGTGAGAATTTCGGCCGAAGCCAAAGAATCGATTCGCATCAGATCAAAGATTGTTCGCCGAGACGATTCTCAGCTTACCCTAGCCCATCTGTTGCCAAATGACGATGGAGGTCGAAGCCTTGCCTCAGTTTTTAAGAAATATGCCATTGGCAATTCTCCCAAAGAAAAAGAGACCCGTCAGCTTTCTAACCTTCTTATTTCCTCTCTTATTCGGCAGGTGCACAGACAGAACCCTCATTTGTCCGAGAAATACAATTTCGTTATTCCCTCTGAAATTGAAGTTCTCAATCCTGGACGGACGCTCACTGATTTTGAGGTTCGTGAGGCCCTTCTCAATCAATGGAAGAGTCAATGTCCAAATTGTCGAATTGAAATCCATGAATTGAATCTGCCCCGATTGTCTGATTTGGTAAATTTGGCTGCTGGATGGCAATTTGTCGGAGTTCCTGACTTGCCTAAGGGTTCATTCAGCGCAGCGATCCAATTTGAAAACAAGAGCGGAATTGTGCCCGAAAGAGTTCGATATTGGGTTAACGGAGTCGCACGTCTATTCAAACAGGTGCAAATTGTTACAAGAGGATTGTCCTTCGGAGAGACGATCACGGCAGACCACATTAAAACTGAGTATCGTGATGTCACCTTCGCGCGAGATTTTGTTTTGAGCGAAGAGAGTGTTCTGGGGCGAAAAGTTCGCCTGACAAAGTCCATAGGGCAAGTTCTTTTTGAACATGACTTACTCAGAGATAAGGCCGTGGCTCGAGGGGACTGGGTCAAGGTGACGGCCCAAGAGGGAAAAATGGAAGTCACAACGATGGCCCGCGCTGAAAATGAGGGCTTTATTGGTGATGTTATTCTTTTGCGGATGGGCGCAAATAAACAGCCAATGTCTGGGATAGCAAAGGCGAAGGGCGAGGTCCTCCTAAAATGA
- a CDS encoding flagellar basal body L-ring protein FlgH encodes MASLFCLCLILTGCAGFGKKLKSFLNGRDLLEQDEMQKPSYTKFSDNSTMANPTRRQYRRTTKQSLSEEAQLDNRAGSLWVMEGQGSYLFSQNIIRMIGDSLPVKVDGEPRDQLQTKVNVIRKLLAKMEQKNTPPPTSPRAPSGSAPGGAAAPPVASKAGDQESAAKGAEASKPEPSPSNEAFPVQTVPTRITERLIDGNYRVRGTQPFMIGQREYKVIVTGVVRAEDFSDEGISSTKLLDSKYDIMSVKRKDE; translated from the coding sequence GTGGCGTCTCTTTTTTGTTTGTGTCTGATCCTTACGGGATGCGCTGGCTTTGGAAAAAAACTAAAGAGCTTTCTCAATGGACGCGACTTGCTGGAGCAAGACGAGATGCAGAAACCAAGCTATACAAAATTTTCCGACAACTCGACGATGGCCAATCCGACCCGCCGACAATATCGTCGAACCACAAAACAATCTCTATCTGAAGAAGCTCAGTTGGATAATCGGGCCGGTTCTCTCTGGGTTATGGAGGGGCAGGGGTCGTATCTTTTTTCGCAGAATATCATTCGAATGATTGGAGATTCCTTGCCTGTGAAAGTTGATGGTGAGCCGCGCGACCAATTGCAAACAAAAGTGAACGTGATACGTAAACTACTTGCAAAGATGGAGCAAAAAAATACTCCACCACCGACTTCTCCGCGCGCTCCGTCCGGAAGCGCCCCAGGAGGAGCGGCTGCGCCACCGGTGGCCTCTAAAGCAGGAGATCAAGAATCTGCAGCGAAAGGTGCCGAGGCGAGCAAACCAGAGCCGAGTCCGAGCAATGAAGCTTTTCCCGTCCAAACAGTTCCAACTCGAATCACCGAGCGCCTGATAGATGGCAACTATCGGGTGCGAGGAACCCAGCCGTTTATGATTGGCCAAAGAGAATACAAGGTAATTGTCACGGGGGTGGTGCGAGCCGAAGATTTCTCTGATGAGGGAATAAGCTCCACCAAGTTACTTGATTCAAAATACGATATTATGAGCGTAAAAAGGAAGGACGAATGA
- the flgF gene encoding flagellar basal-body rod protein FlgF yields the protein MSSKGIYTALSGAMAQSSRLDTLANNIANSNTTSFKKDRQVFNEYLSAYEKLPEVIQVPKIPASIQSFYDMQGGDRGYVNAAGSYTDFAQGSLKQTGNILDLALEGQGFFEVLTPEGVKLTRNGSFTVDGEGRMVTKEGFPVLAAGTQDPSQRAINVEGRRNITVSYEGQVFANGQLVGELSLVDVANRDGLVKTGSSFYGLKPNFNQQLQRTLSPKIHQGFVESSNVNIVEEMTDMVATSRAFESTQQAIKAFDQMDSKLVNEIPRTS from the coding sequence ATGAGTAGTAAGGGTATTTACACGGCATTGAGCGGAGCAATGGCCCAATCATCTCGATTGGACACTCTCGCTAATAATATTGCTAACTCCAACACAACTTCTTTCAAAAAGGATCGCCAGGTATTTAATGAATATCTGAGTGCTTATGAAAAGCTTCCGGAAGTGATTCAGGTTCCAAAGATTCCCGCTTCCATTCAAAGCTTTTATGACATGCAAGGCGGTGATCGCGGTTATGTGAACGCTGCGGGATCTTATACTGATTTTGCTCAGGGATCTTTGAAACAAACGGGAAACATTCTTGATTTGGCACTTGAGGGACAGGGATTTTTTGAAGTTCTCACTCCAGAAGGGGTGAAATTGACCCGCAATGGATCTTTCACTGTTGACGGCGAGGGACGCATGGTCACAAAGGAGGGGTTTCCCGTACTTGCGGCGGGGACTCAAGATCCGTCTCAGCGTGCCATCAATGTCGAAGGACGGAGAAACATCACCGTTTCTTACGAGGGCCAGGTATTCGCGAATGGGCAGCTGGTAGGAGAACTCTCGCTCGTGGACGTTGCAAATCGAGATGGACTGGTCAAGACAGGGAGTTCCTTTTACGGGCTTAAGCCAAACTTTAACCAACAACTCCAGAGAACCTTAAGTCCAAAAATACATCAGGGCTTTGTTGAGAGCAGCAATGTGAACATCGTGGAAGAAATGACAGATATGGTTGCGACGTCACGGGCATTTGAAAGTACTCAGCAGGCCATCAAGGCTTTTGATCAAATGGATTCAAAGTTAGTGAATGAAATTCCTCGTACTTCTTAA
- a CDS encoding lytic transglycosylase domain-containing protein yields the protein MSFIAIGMKSASFVHAMPSKSQTAISPLKLLEPGVSKTISPKIDIPKYDIPITYNSKVRYWVNYFQGEGRNWFKLRMERSYRYLPLMQAHMADRGIPEDLAFVCMIESGFSPHATSEADAVGYWQFIKPTASRYGLRINWWIDERRDFTKSSRAAAAYLSDLYKMFNSWYLTAAAYNMGEGRLKRLIAQYRTDNFWVLSKKRNFPDETRDYIPKLIAAMLIAKNPQLYGFREIQPMSPYSYEYFSVPGGTDLFQLAKFIGVKKEDLRIINPELVHGFIPSFVSNHRIRIPKGTTTHVSEYVRGQLQKNL from the coding sequence TTGTCTTTTATTGCGATTGGAATGAAATCGGCGTCTTTCGTCCATGCTATGCCATCGAAGAGTCAAACAGCGATTTCTCCGTTAAAACTACTCGAGCCTGGCGTTTCTAAAACGATCAGTCCAAAAATCGACATACCCAAATATGATATCCCGATTACCTACAACAGCAAAGTTCGCTATTGGGTCAATTACTTTCAAGGCGAGGGGCGCAATTGGTTTAAGCTGCGAATGGAGAGATCGTATCGGTATCTCCCCTTGATGCAGGCACATATGGCTGATCGAGGCATTCCCGAAGATCTTGCGTTTGTTTGCATGATCGAAAGTGGATTTTCACCACATGCAACGAGTGAAGCCGATGCCGTGGGCTACTGGCAATTTATCAAACCGACCGCCAGTCGATATGGTCTCAGGATCAACTGGTGGATTGATGAACGCCGTGATTTCACAAAGAGCTCGCGTGCAGCTGCTGCTTATCTGAGTGATCTCTATAAAATGTTTAACTCTTGGTATCTGACAGCAGCAGCTTACAACATGGGAGAAGGAAGGCTGAAGCGACTTATTGCTCAATACAGGACCGACAATTTTTGGGTCCTTTCGAAGAAGCGAAATTTCCCCGATGAAACTCGGGATTACATACCCAAGTTAATTGCAGCTATGTTGATAGCTAAAAATCCACAGCTCTATGGTTTTCGTGAGATTCAGCCCATGTCTCCGTATTCCTATGAGTACTTCTCCGTGCCGGGGGGGACCGATCTGTTCCAGCTGGCAAAGTTTATTGGAGTAAAGAAGGAAGACCTGAGAATAATTAATCCGGAACTCGTTCATGGTTTTATTCCAAGTTTTGTTAGCAATCACCGAATCCGCATACCTAAAGGAACTACCACCCACGTATCTGAATATGTGCGAGGGCAACTTCAAAAAAATCTCTAA
- a CDS encoding aspartate kinase, translating to MSLIVQKYGGSSLKTPEAIRNVAKRIAQLRQSGKKVIVVVSAMGSATDDLLDFAYLVSSRPNRRELDMLLTTGERVSMALMSMALHDLGCSSISLTGSQAGVFTDSSHSNARICDVKPIRVAENLAQGKVVVLAGFQGVNPINKEITTLGRGGSDTTAVAMAAHFQAQRCEMLKDVEGIYSADPKIISGAIRYSKFPILALEESCFWGSKILHYRSVELARILNVPLYVGSSVNPDKGTIVLNKDKDSAMYEESKPLAVNVLNEVHHLAVNCGHPDEGLAYLEKILTDNQLAWPQILASVYEHGEWRAMIASSEEQIKALKSALQGTEIRCIKETLCGVTLTCQGSYSSDLPKKIMACLKKAEIFPHKSLHTGNSISVFVSPEFRDSTVQALHQLI from the coding sequence ATGAGCCTCATTGTACAAAAATATGGCGGAAGCAGTTTAAAAACACCCGAGGCCATTCGGAATGTAGCCAAGCGAATCGCTCAGTTACGCCAGTCAGGAAAGAAAGTTATTGTGGTAGTGAGTGCTATGGGATCAGCCACTGATGACTTATTGGATTTCGCATATCTCGTCAGCTCCAGACCCAACCGCCGCGAGCTCGACATGCTGCTCACCACAGGAGAGAGGGTGAGCATGGCACTGATGAGCATGGCCCTTCATGATCTCGGATGTAGTTCCATCAGCCTGACGGGCAGTCAGGCCGGCGTGTTCACTGATTCTTCTCACAGCAATGCTCGAATATGCGACGTCAAACCCATTCGAGTCGCCGAAAATCTGGCTCAAGGCAAAGTGGTCGTCTTGGCTGGTTTTCAGGGAGTAAACCCAATAAACAAAGAAATCACAACACTTGGTCGCGGCGGTTCAGACACAACAGCCGTAGCAATGGCAGCTCATTTTCAGGCCCAAAGATGTGAGATGCTAAAGGATGTCGAAGGAATATATTCGGCAGATCCAAAAATTATTAGTGGAGCGATTCGCTATTCTAAATTTCCAATTTTAGCTCTCGAAGAATCTTGTTTTTGGGGATCTAAGATCCTTCACTACCGAAGCGTTGAACTGGCCCGCATCTTGAACGTGCCTCTTTACGTAGGAAGTTCTGTTAACCCTGACAAAGGAACTATTGTCCTCAACAAAGACAAGGACTCTGCGATGTACGAAGAATCCAAACCCCTCGCCGTTAATGTTCTCAATGAAGTTCACCATTTGGCTGTCAACTGCGGTCATCCCGACGAAGGACTTGCTTATCTCGAGAAAATTCTCACAGACAATCAGTTGGCTTGGCCGCAGATTTTGGCCAGCGTCTATGAGCACGGCGAGTGGCGGGCAATGATTGCATCAAGCGAAGAACAAATAAAGGCCTTGAAAAGCGCCCTCCAGGGCACAGAGATTCGATGTATAAAGGAAACTCTCTGCGGAGTCACGCTGACCTGCCAAGGAAGTTATTCGTCTGACTTGCCAAAAAAGATCATGGCCTGCCTCAAAAAAGCCGAGATTTTTCCGCATAAGTCACTTCACACGGGAAATAGTATTTCGGTTTTTGTCTCTCCTGAATTTCGTGACAGCACAGTTCAGGCCCTTCACCAACTCATTTAG
- the flgG gene encoding flagellar basal-body rod protein FlgG, with protein MLKALNTAATGMQAQQTNMDTIANNLANVSTTGFKKARAEFEDLMYQTIREPGAQTGANSVTPTGVQVGLGVKTAAIQKDFEQGSTKVTRAPFDVEIQGSGFFPLQMPDGQIGYTRNGAFKKGPDGRLMDQNGNALQPEITIPPDASGVEINPDGTVQIILGTNTVPQNIGQIQLVNFVNPAGLKSIGRNLFFPSNASGLPQQGSPGQNGLGVLAQGQVETSNVNIVDEMVNMITAQRAYETSSKVVQASDQMLQYMNNLR; from the coding sequence ATGCTAAAGGCTCTGAATACCGCGGCGACCGGAATGCAAGCTCAGCAAACGAATATGGATACTATCGCGAATAATCTGGCAAACGTTTCGACGACGGGATTTAAAAAGGCGCGCGCTGAATTTGAAGATTTAATGTACCAAACCATTCGAGAGCCAGGGGCTCAGACGGGGGCCAATTCAGTCACGCCAACGGGAGTTCAAGTAGGTTTGGGAGTGAAAACGGCAGCCATTCAGAAAGACTTTGAACAGGGATCCACAAAAGTGACGCGAGCTCCCTTTGACGTAGAAATCCAAGGTTCGGGATTTTTTCCCCTCCAGATGCCGGATGGACAAATTGGATACACTCGCAATGGTGCTTTCAAAAAGGGTCCTGATGGCCGTTTGATGGATCAGAACGGAAATGCCCTGCAGCCAGAAATTACGATTCCTCCTGATGCTTCTGGTGTTGAAATCAATCCGGATGGAACTGTGCAGATTATACTGGGAACCAACACAGTACCCCAGAATATTGGTCAGATTCAGTTGGTCAATTTTGTCAATCCTGCGGGCCTCAAGAGCATTGGGCGCAATCTCTTCTTCCCGAGTAATGCAAGTGGTTTACCTCAGCAAGGCTCTCCTGGACAAAACGGTCTAGGCGTTTTAGCGCAGGGACAGGTTGAGACCAGTAACGTGAATATAGTTGATGAAATGGTCAATATGATAACTGCTCAAAGAGCTTACGAAACAAGTTCGAAGGTCGTTCAAGCCTCGGATCAAATGCTTCAATATATGAATAACCTGAGGTGA